From a region of the Streptacidiphilus albus JL83 genome:
- a CDS encoding WXG100-like domain-containing protein, whose product MSINLPPELDWVAKLAVGQNWPQGDEDKMLALGDAWNDAAQQLANVTSSIDPATSGVLSNLGGSVADQFESFVQQLQSNIPAMSQTSGQLGDSARNTGVQIEYAKYMILAQLVWLAAEIVQLMFWAPEAVPVAVTSARLIVQLILRRLFTSIVSGIAFMVGMDVVIQSIQMLKGDRTQWSLQNTLSALESGAIGGAIGGVFSGAGEAFVPKFAGSLLGKAAIGGVTGVVSTVAMDGIFGGNGDFGASLSAGIVGAVTGGGGGKRRFGGGDDTEVDDLDLHLPDEPDLDLKLPDLGDVRSPAAQDIGGSLLHSDAPEDFPDTFSDSASSNDSSTVSDPARTDVADDESDTVEHGAGAVSTVPAVSTSSVSAPARTVTSTEGTGNAEGTGHVQTETGTPTQTVTQTQTVSSTGQPAPISEAHNSTVDGNETVSSSPVQQTVSTPTPVHQQVGGSDVEQQPEPVESQSSLPSNLPTESTSTPPTSVATGQGLPGPTVEHQSPPETALPVQGVTPQPTHTVTESPAPNQSTSQPSTNQGQPVLTGGDQTRSNSNLTSAPTSSTEPVVHTETPPTTVTTESTPHVPTSTSTTTTATEAVPPVVQTHESTVSDVTTNHSEPPVVEEQSTTPLPTTPLPKTTPPTNATSPSSPQHPLTTDSSATPGGGTPLREASSSTTPPDTHVVDNDPLPTTESDSTVTPQTETALPKESESSAIQPATTPVTGQGIPPKPTRAAPVPPVTHSSEQSSVEPTEQVTESVTPVDPKPSTEAVTVTTVTDPPPVTDRTASAEHEAPTTTTQTSTSAPTKVDEPPVDPVDQHTATTEPVDKPVVKPVEPVVKPTEPTVPPTPVVQHATTATDTTATTPTVAPTHTTDPTHTTDPTDPVVRVPVATHTPPEPIWATHHLHDPAFAPHDPPPPGSVRRPPVRITQDRHLGASDLVVSLHGGDDAVVRRIGDLFGNALGDDRAGQTIAGHFFGDANVKPRLSSLSRGDVVSAPFKAKGWSGKVTMKVEVDEHLYLADTKKNIEFEGGTEQQIVLGRTGDSRWRFFGGLSTKFKFAHHGGDLTIPPTYTYDRMTGNLRTGGGRTIARGKTTEAGSLFGAGFRLTLDFSDVTRHGSHFEMGPDGSSHSMDIGATVAVPKRDTSDATGVATPPAKRFAPPQRIVDSHRIGGSDIVLDVSADRRATPGGPITTRGVDSVLSDVDQEGRRVFGSGWPSVRKQLGSDLDLGELQYRLKGLMSGDRIRIEVPGAAGIRNVVEIHASVRTMQHSGNTETTEFNVGTGVIRSETGQRTRSHLLQFSTTGNGTKWLPGLFGGTASEQRGRDAVSLSGATKEVTVTTKLKAPGAVFDGESTLHLDFKQMFGNRVIRQGQPTSHVDFTTLVEQKEARDLATSPNPEPARKTWAAGSTVAAPPDHVFGAPRPTAPRPTAARPTAARPGGAATGARGTGGRSTGPGGSRRSDGPTGLGDTVTTRDLGDVTALHNELDRIGRQQLGSDWEDIREDVFDTFSHTMLASHLTSMTRGLTLETPELKSALLKHGIKVSATARVVEMEYRRNEAKSELNPVQESSTFESDRTVFSKNHAGTGTGGGEVDLDHGGGDVMDIQGSYSHQRRNRIGWRSGANGKVYANGKYNQPQAIFRSKVEIDLRLSRGDDSVDATVPMDAEFSLDSRDTLAHQLQSEGPAVFTRPNPTPVAATAHPATAAHNATTGTTGGTGTTAHGGATGTDPADPAQPHDPNAPTTAAVTPAAGPPAPFAARTPPPTTHTAPDRIRVNGRMGASDVLHSLGPNDTRLLHEVERTIVQRFGGKLPDDLHMQLRQDLDPFALKGRLSQLSRGGAITVKVDTGGVPGLRGTITVRARLRNFTHQETVDSFEFELGSQYRTTTGISRDHRDRNIFGIPVKVKVPHTQISASYTRTLDSARSLTADQAGSTASRGKTTEPAGLFTGDVDFTVDFDLKKGLSTLEGGPTTVTLDHTTVAVPLRDAPAPGATTVKPVARPTAVPSRIESTQRLGSSDIVTNVFPVHAATDGRTPLEVTVDQVSATGRSALGGDWPGIRQKIIAALDGDKLLPMLKPMMSGDEIVIQHGRSEVRISSSVDRLKQTGETAQTEFNIGTGNQRSYARAEDDDSGANGSRSHTVAASALATTNPFPDGVALVAGGGGSHGWGHDDTRAMADSASTGMATKTKLEGITATGQAQLRFTMTRKPLVGIGGKDRIVPEPMSQAFKDRLGAGAQGFGGDGRAPQPVRVLPPDAPLQDRFSASAAATGKQLGDLGRNFSRQVSSVVYGDHSSVIRSIRRLGTPKRTSAVTEIGFEATLQRSEARPTTGDQPTEFVARPAPAGPQPTVRAPGGVVVTGDHTPPTDVPVRVPPSRVWDGGLRDIDVTRWVGDSSGIQDILRVRGPKFFGARTWARMNDLSRRTVGHSQLSADFNAATRGNDLSTPTPGHQFPASKTQVAASVKLVSLEYQTSDSKVELAPSNETGGAVRHTALDWSTWSGQAQLGFQADAGTAEATTLGTAGIQHRGRTGFTSDEGGRVIASAKFNTPMARFTGHAEVTLTFRDGDRQVQEKGIVPVTIDIPEHETTSGLVSSDHYLRFTPAGRDGTPVPLVRTPAPAAGVTATTHGSAVVNSTHGTDPSTTGTVPDSSAVTTSSSVKPLSAADVTVTTHDTAVVNSTRDTDPSTTGTVPDSSVGTTSSSVKPLSAADVTVTTHDTAVVNSTHGTDPSTTGTVPDSSVGTTSSSVKPPSAADVTVTTHDTAVVNSTHGTDISTDAESRATSTVQDSSAGPKPSSVKPVPSSPKVPAGEVPAGKGPAGGSHEASPHSFAPVDRYVDRSWSQGVAGDGFCLLNSIHVSDRDWVETRDGYNNLSTAATPPAQRLRAVVLDYLDRTPVRELPAEIQASVRLHRNDSEGIDGLSDRELINRIVATDSHPGLTEGWFREGLRSLPHNQLVDRVVRSRPLTEDDRVALRRLAERWNNTWSTDQADAFPSLAAHALGIRLAIYRDQQDAEGLRHLNAVGPENGHEISVLHNGFNHYDAIVRPRTASRSTTTDAPTVPKPTTSRPSTSTPSTSTPSTSTARQRPQQNGNRVAVSGRPYQRPVPPHRPTLDPLPENQGESSYEMEDMPYTGKGKEPMYSSQPLATPPRIQAVTETPNRGTTSTSTSVPANRPVDRPVTPKLPPEIVKTDTVTGTTSQESTSTSTDVPATHQADIPEPVPTPARDPLHDAVTPPLPPVTTNTGTTTLTTHTAPPTRTTDDQSPVEPVEPVEPVEPSSAPTVPTPLVQPLAPVNQPHQVTPPVTPTHRSESLTDSPELSPTPQFITLAHTAPSSPVGYGGPGEWGPPASHSGPASPTSHHAPPPATHLGHDDVLDQLVIPSPHESAPVVDQVVHQEVEFEEGSTDLTEDQLASIRTAAAQVAVSSVQSVRSGGDTPDVVIEGHAVVEQNGLPHFGRSMQLGRSRAQSVAESFTSALSTHLTDLQTATGGGPPVAADDINVIVRSRGSQPPPSTSTPPPRTPSPDRVTINVELPPLPPSPDTTEDAV is encoded by the coding sequence GTGAGCATCAATCTGCCCCCCGAGCTGGACTGGGTCGCCAAACTCGCCGTCGGCCAGAACTGGCCGCAGGGCGACGAGGACAAGATGCTGGCGCTGGGCGACGCCTGGAACGATGCCGCACAGCAGTTGGCGAACGTCACCAGCTCCATCGACCCGGCGACGAGCGGCGTGCTGTCGAACCTGGGCGGCTCCGTCGCCGACCAGTTCGAGTCATTCGTCCAGCAGTTGCAGTCCAACATCCCGGCCATGTCCCAGACTTCGGGACAGTTGGGTGATTCGGCGCGCAACACCGGGGTGCAGATCGAGTATGCGAAGTACATGATCCTGGCCCAACTCGTCTGGTTGGCAGCCGAGATCGTGCAGTTGATGTTCTGGGCCCCGGAGGCGGTCCCGGTCGCGGTCACCTCGGCGCGGCTGATCGTGCAGCTGATCCTGCGCCGGCTGTTCACGTCCATCGTCAGCGGCATCGCTTTCATGGTCGGCATGGACGTGGTGATTCAGAGCATTCAGATGCTCAAGGGCGACCGCACCCAGTGGAGCCTGCAGAACACCCTGTCGGCACTGGAGAGCGGGGCGATCGGCGGGGCGATCGGCGGGGTCTTCTCGGGCGCGGGTGAGGCGTTCGTCCCCAAGTTCGCCGGCTCGCTGCTGGGAAAGGCCGCGATCGGCGGCGTGACCGGAGTCGTCAGCACGGTCGCCATGGACGGAATCTTCGGCGGCAACGGCGACTTCGGCGCGTCGCTGAGCGCGGGCATCGTCGGAGCGGTCACCGGGGGCGGCGGCGGAAAGCGCCGCTTCGGCGGGGGCGACGACACCGAGGTCGACGACCTCGACCTGCACCTGCCGGACGAGCCGGACCTGGACCTGAAGCTGCCCGACCTCGGCGACGTCCGGTCCCCTGCGGCCCAGGACATCGGCGGCAGCCTGCTGCACAGCGACGCCCCGGAGGACTTCCCCGACACGTTCTCCGACAGTGCCTCCAGCAACGACTCCAGCACCGTCTCCGACCCGGCCCGCACCGACGTCGCCGACGACGAGTCGGACACCGTCGAGCACGGCGCGGGCGCGGTGTCGACCGTGCCCGCCGTCAGCACGTCGTCGGTCTCGGCTCCCGCCCGAACTGTCACCAGTACCGAGGGCACCGGCAACGCCGAGGGCACGGGCCACGTGCAGACCGAGACCGGGACCCCGACCCAGACCGTGACGCAGACTCAGACAGTGAGCAGCACGGGACAGCCGGCCCCGATCAGCGAAGCCCACAACTCCACTGTCGACGGGAACGAGACGGTTTCGAGCTCGCCGGTCCAGCAGACGGTTTCCACGCCGACGCCCGTCCACCAGCAGGTTGGTGGCTCCGACGTGGAACAGCAGCCGGAACCGGTGGAGTCGCAGTCGTCCCTGCCGAGCAACCTGCCGACGGAGTCGACGTCCACGCCGCCCACCTCCGTCGCCACGGGGCAGGGCCTCCCGGGCCCGACGGTCGAGCACCAGAGTCCGCCCGAGACGGCCCTGCCCGTCCAAGGCGTGACGCCACAGCCGACGCACACCGTCACCGAGTCCCCGGCACCGAACCAGTCCACGAGTCAGCCGTCGACGAACCAGGGGCAGCCGGTCCTCACCGGCGGCGATCAGACTCGGTCGAACTCGAACCTGACCTCCGCCCCGACCTCGTCCACGGAACCAGTCGTCCACACGGAGACGCCACCGACGACGGTGACGACCGAGTCGACCCCGCATGTGCCCACGTCCACGTCCACGACGACGACCGCGACCGAGGCCGTGCCTCCGGTTGTCCAGACGCACGAGTCGACGGTTTCGGACGTCACCACCAACCACAGCGAGCCGCCCGTCGTCGAAGAGCAGTCGACGACCCCGCTGCCGACGACCCCGCTGCCGAAGACCACGCCGCCGACCAACGCCACGTCGCCGAGTTCTCCGCAACACCCGCTGACCACCGACTCGTCGGCGACGCCGGGAGGCGGCACGCCGCTGCGGGAGGCCTCGTCCTCCACCACGCCCCCGGACACGCACGTGGTCGACAACGATCCGCTGCCGACGACCGAGTCCGACAGCACCGTCACCCCGCAGACCGAGACCGCACTCCCCAAGGAGTCCGAGTCCTCGGCGATCCAGCCCGCCACCACCCCGGTCACCGGCCAGGGGATACCACCGAAGCCGACCAGGGCTGCCCCGGTCCCCCCGGTCACCCACTCGTCCGAGCAGTCGTCCGTGGAGCCGACCGAGCAGGTGACCGAGTCGGTCACTCCGGTCGACCCCAAGCCGTCGACCGAGGCCGTCACCGTCACGACGGTCACCGATCCGCCCCCTGTCACGGACAGGACCGCGTCGGCCGAGCACGAGGCTCCGACCACCACCACGCAGACGTCGACCTCCGCCCCCACCAAGGTCGATGAGCCACCCGTCGATCCCGTCGACCAGCACACCGCCACCACGGAGCCGGTGGACAAGCCCGTCGTCAAGCCCGTCGAACCGGTCGTCAAGCCGACCGAGCCCACCGTCCCACCGACACCCGTTGTCCAGCACGCCACCACCGCCACCGATACGACGGCGACCACGCCCACCGTCGCTCCCACGCACACTACGGATCCCACACACACCACGGATCCCACCGACCCCGTTGTGCGCGTGCCCGTGGCCACGCACACGCCGCCCGAACCGATCTGGGCCACGCACCATCTCCACGACCCCGCCTTCGCGCCGCACGACCCCCCGCCTCCGGGCAGCGTGCGCCGGCCGCCGGTCCGCATCACCCAGGACCGGCACCTGGGCGCCTCGGACCTGGTGGTCAGCCTGCACGGCGGGGACGACGCCGTGGTCCGCCGAATCGGGGACCTCTTCGGCAACGCCCTCGGCGACGACCGGGCGGGGCAGACCATCGCCGGCCACTTCTTCGGCGACGCCAACGTCAAGCCCCGGCTGTCCTCGCTGTCGCGCGGCGACGTCGTCTCCGCGCCGTTCAAGGCCAAGGGGTGGTCCGGCAAGGTCACCATGAAGGTGGAGGTGGACGAGCACCTCTACCTCGCCGATACGAAGAAGAACATCGAGTTCGAGGGCGGGACCGAGCAGCAGATCGTCCTCGGCCGGACCGGCGACAGCCGCTGGCGGTTCTTCGGCGGGCTGTCGACCAAGTTCAAGTTCGCGCACCACGGCGGCGACCTGACGATCCCGCCGACCTACACCTACGACCGGATGACGGGCAACCTGCGGACCGGCGGTGGGCGCACCATCGCGCGCGGCAAGACCACCGAGGCGGGCTCGCTCTTCGGGGCGGGCTTTCGGCTGACCCTCGACTTCTCCGACGTCACCCGCCACGGATCGCACTTCGAGATGGGCCCGGACGGCAGTTCGCACTCGATGGACATCGGCGCCACGGTGGCCGTCCCCAAGCGGGACACCTCGGATGCGACCGGTGTGGCCACGCCGCCGGCCAAGCGGTTCGCGCCGCCGCAGCGGATCGTGGACAGCCACCGGATCGGCGGCTCGGACATCGTCCTCGACGTCTCGGCCGACCGGCGTGCCACCCCGGGCGGTCCGATCACCACCCGGGGGGTCGACTCGGTGCTGTCCGACGTCGACCAGGAGGGCCGCCGGGTCTTCGGCTCCGGCTGGCCGTCCGTCCGGAAGCAACTGGGCTCCGACCTCGACCTCGGGGAACTCCAGTACCGGCTCAAGGGATTGATGTCCGGCGACCGGATCCGGATCGAGGTCCCCGGCGCCGCCGGCATCCGGAACGTGGTGGAGATCCACGCCTCCGTGCGGACCATGCAGCACTCGGGCAACACCGAGACGACCGAGTTCAACGTCGGTACCGGGGTGATCCGCTCCGAGACCGGTCAGCGCACCCGGAGCCATCTGCTGCAGTTCTCGACCACCGGCAACGGCACCAAGTGGCTGCCGGGACTGTTCGGCGGCACCGCCTCCGAGCAGCGCGGCAGGGACGCGGTGAGCCTGTCGGGCGCGACCAAGGAGGTGACGGTCACCACCAAGCTCAAGGCCCCGGGGGCGGTCTTCGACGGCGAGAGCACCCTCCACCTGGACTTCAAGCAGATGTTCGGCAATCGGGTGATCCGGCAGGGGCAGCCGACCTCGCACGTCGACTTCACCACCCTGGTCGAGCAGAAGGAGGCCCGGGACCTCGCCACCAGTCCGAACCCCGAGCCGGCCCGCAAGACCTGGGCGGCCGGCAGCACGGTCGCCGCCCCGCCCGACCACGTCTTCGGCGCCCCGCGCCCCACCGCCCCGCGCCCCACCGCTGCACGCCCCACCGCTGCACGCCCCGGCGGAGCCGCGACGGGGGCACGCGGCACCGGCGGTCGGTCGACCGGCCCGGGGGGGAGCCGACGGAGCGACGGGCCGACCGGCCTGGGCGACACCGTCACCACGCGAGACCTGGGCGACGTCACCGCCCTCCACAACGAGCTGGACCGGATCGGTCGGCAGCAGCTGGGCAGCGACTGGGAGGACATCCGCGAGGACGTCTTCGACACCTTCAGTCACACCATGCTCGCCTCGCACCTCACCTCGATGACGCGCGGACTGACCCTGGAGACGCCCGAGCTGAAGTCGGCGCTGCTCAAGCACGGGATCAAGGTGTCGGCGACCGCGCGGGTCGTCGAGATGGAGTACCGGCGGAACGAGGCGAAGAGCGAGCTCAACCCGGTCCAGGAGAGCAGTACCTTCGAGTCCGACCGCACGGTGTTCTCGAAGAACCACGCCGGTACCGGGACGGGCGGCGGCGAGGTGGACCTGGACCACGGCGGCGGCGATGTGATGGACATCCAGGGCTCCTACAGCCACCAGCGGCGCAACCGCATCGGCTGGCGCTCCGGCGCGAACGGCAAGGTCTATGCGAACGGCAAGTACAACCAGCCGCAGGCCATCTTCCGGTCCAAGGTCGAGATCGACCTGAGGCTCAGCCGGGGCGACGACAGCGTGGACGCGACGGTGCCGATGGACGCGGAGTTCAGCCTGGACTCCCGGGACACCCTCGCGCACCAGCTGCAATCGGAGGGCCCGGCCGTCTTCACCCGCCCGAACCCGACGCCCGTAGCGGCGACCGCCCACCCCGCCACCGCCGCCCACAACGCCACCACCGGTACCACTGGTGGTACCGGGACCACCGCGCACGGCGGCGCCACCGGCACCGATCCCGCCGATCCGGCGCAGCCGCACGACCCGAACGCGCCCACCACCGCCGCGGTCACCCCCGCCGCTGGGCCTCCCGCGCCCTTCGCCGCGCGGACACCGCCGCCGACGACCCACACCGCGCCGGACCGGATCCGGGTCAACGGCCGGATGGGTGCCTCGGACGTCCTGCACAGCCTCGGTCCGAACGACACCAGGCTGCTGCACGAGGTGGAGCGCACCATCGTCCAGCGCTTCGGCGGCAAGCTCCCGGACGACCTGCACATGCAACTGCGGCAGGACCTGGACCCGTTCGCGCTCAAGGGGCGGCTGTCCCAGCTGTCGCGCGGCGGCGCCATCACGGTGAAGGTGGACACGGGCGGCGTGCCGGGCCTGCGCGGCACGATCACGGTCCGGGCGCGGCTGCGCAACTTCACTCACCAGGAGACCGTCGACAGCTTCGAGTTCGAGCTGGGCAGCCAGTACCGGACCACCACCGGCATCTCGCGCGACCACCGCGACCGCAATATCTTCGGCATCCCGGTCAAGGTCAAGGTTCCGCACACCCAGATCAGCGCGTCCTACACCCGGACCCTCGACTCCGCGCGCAGCCTGACGGCCGATCAGGCGGGCTCCACCGCGAGCCGTGGCAAGACCACCGAGCCGGCGGGCCTGTTCACCGGGGACGTCGACTTCACCGTGGACTTCGACCTGAAGAAGGGGCTCAGCACGCTGGAGGGCGGCCCCACCACGGTGACCCTCGACCACACCACCGTCGCCGTGCCGCTGCGCGACGCACCCGCGCCGGGCGCCACCACGGTCAAGCCGGTGGCCAGGCCGACCGCCGTGCCGAGCCGGATCGAGTCCACCCAGCGGCTGGGCTCCTCGGACATCGTCACCAACGTCTTCCCGGTGCACGCCGCCACCGACGGCCGGACGCCGTTGGAGGTGACGGTGGACCAGGTGTCCGCCACCGGACGAAGCGCCCTCGGCGGCGACTGGCCGGGCATCCGGCAGAAGATCATCGCCGCACTGGACGGCGACAAGCTGCTGCCGATGCTGAAGCCGATGATGTCCGGCGACGAGATCGTCATCCAGCACGGTCGCAGCGAGGTCCGGATCAGCTCGTCCGTGGACCGGCTGAAGCAGACCGGCGAGACCGCGCAGACCGAGTTCAACATCGGCACCGGAAACCAGCGGTCCTACGCCCGCGCGGAGGACGACGACAGCGGGGCCAACGGCAGCCGGAGCCACACCGTCGCGGCCTCGGCGCTGGCCACGACCAACCCGTTTCCCGACGGCGTCGCCCTGGTCGCGGGCGGCGGCGGCAGCCACGGGTGGGGCCACGACGACACCCGGGCCATGGCCGACTCGGCGTCCACCGGCATGGCGACCAAGACCAAGCTGGAAGGGATCACCGCGACCGGCCAGGCCCAGCTGCGCTTCACGATGACCCGCAAGCCGCTGGTGGGCATCGGCGGCAAGGACCGGATCGTGCCGGAGCCGATGTCCCAGGCCTTCAAGGACCGGCTGGGCGCGGGCGCGCAGGGCTTCGGCGGGGACGGACGCGCCCCGCAGCCGGTGCGGGTACTGCCGCCCGACGCCCCGCTGCAGGACCGCTTCTCGGCCTCGGCCGCTGCGACCGGCAAGCAACTCGGGGACCTGGGAAGGAACTTCTCCCGCCAGGTGAGCAGCGTGGTGTACGGCGACCACAGCAGCGTGATCCGCTCCATCCGCCGCCTCGGCACCCCGAAGCGGACGTCCGCAGTGACCGAGATCGGCTTCGAGGCCACCCTCCAGCGCTCGGAGGCGCGCCCGACGACCGGGGACCAGCCGACCGAGTTCGTCGCCCGGCCGGCTCCGGCCGGACCGCAGCCGACCGTCCGCGCCCCGGGCGGCGTCGTGGTCACGGGGGACCACACGCCGCCGACGGACGTCCCGGTCCGGGTGCCGCCGTCACGGGTCTGGGACGGCGGTCTGCGCGACATCGACGTCACCCGCTGGGTCGGCGACAGCTCCGGCATCCAGGACATCCTGCGGGTACGTGGCCCCAAGTTCTTCGGCGCGCGGACCTGGGCCCGGATGAACGACCTGAGCCGCCGGACCGTCGGCCACAGCCAGCTGTCCGCCGACTTCAACGCCGCGACCCGGGGCAACGACCTGAGCACGCCCACGCCCGGACACCAGTTCCCGGCGTCCAAGACCCAGGTGGCAGCGTCGGTGAAGCTGGTCAGCCTGGAGTACCAGACCAGCGACTCCAAGGTCGAGCTTGCCCCGTCCAACGAGACCGGCGGAGCGGTGCGTCACACCGCGCTGGACTGGAGCACCTGGAGCGGCCAGGCCCAACTCGGCTTCCAGGCCGACGCCGGCACGGCCGAGGCGACCACCCTCGGGACCGCCGGCATCCAGCACCGGGGCCGCACCGGCTTCACCTCCGACGAGGGCGGCCGGGTGATCGCGAGTGCGAAGTTCAACACCCCGATGGCCCGCTTCACCGGCCACGCCGAGGTGACCCTGACCTTCCGGGACGGTGACCGACAGGTCCAGGAGAAGGGCATCGTCCCGGTCACCATCGACATCCCGGAACACGAGACGACCTCCGGCCTGGTGAGCAGCGACCACTACCTCCGCTTCACCCCGGCGGGCCGCGATGGCACCCCCGTCCCCCTGGTCCGTACCCCGGCGCCCGCCGCCGGCGTTACGGCCACCACGCACGGCAGCGCCGTCGTGAACTCCACGCACGGCACGGACCCCTCGACCACGGGTACTGTTCCGGATTCGAGTGCGGTGACGACGTCGAGTTCGGTCAAGCCGCTGTCTGCCGCTGATGTTACGGTCACCACGCATGACACTGCCGTCGTGAACTCCACGCGCGACACGGACCCTTCGACCACGGGCACTGTTCCGGATTCGAGCGTGGGTACGACGTCGAGTTCGGTCAAGCCGCTGTCTGCCGCTGACGTTACGGTCACCACACATGACACTGCCGTCGTGAACTCCACGCACGGCACGGACCCTTCGACCACGGGTACTGTTCCGGATTCGAGCGTGGGTACGACGTCGAGTTCGGTCAAGCCGCCGTCTGCCGCTGACGTTACGGTCACCACACATGACACTGCCGTCGTGAACTCCACGCACGGCACGGACATCTCGACGGACGCCGAGAGTCGGGCCACGAGCACTGTTCAGGATTCGAGCGCGGGCCCGAAGCCGAGTTCGGTCAAGCCGGTGCCCTCGTCCCCGAAGGTGCCCGCAGGGGAGGTGCCCGCAGGGAAGGGGCCTGCCGGTGGGTCGCACGAGGCGTCGCCCCACTCCTTCGCCCCCGTCGACAGATACGTGGACCGGAGCTGGTCCCAGGGCGTAGCAGGGGATGGCTTCTGCCTTCTCAACTCGATCCACGTCAGCGACCGCGACTGGGTCGAGACCAGGGACGGCTACAACAATCTGAGCACCGCTGCGACGCCCCCGGCCCAGCGGCTACGGGCAGTGGTCCTCGACTATCTCGACCGCACGCCGGTCAGGGAACTGCCGGCGGAGATCCAGGCGTCCGTGCGCCTGCACAGGAACGATTCCGAGGGGATCGACGGTCTGAGCGACAGGGAGCTGATCAACCGGATCGTGGCGACGGACTCCCACCCAGGCCTGACGGAGGGGTGGTTCCGCGAGGGGCTGCGGTCCCTCCCGCACAACCAACTGGTCGACCGGGTCGTGCGGTCGCGGCCTCTCACCGAAGACGACCGGGTGGCTCTCCGCAGGCTCGCGGAGCGTTGGAACAACACCTGGTCGACCGACCAGGCCGACGCCTTCCCGTCGCTGGCCGCCCATGCCCTGGGCATCCGGCTGGCCATCTACCGGGACCAACAGGATGCCGAGGGCCTGAGGCATTTGAATGCCGTCGGTCCGGAGAACGGGCATGAGATCTCGGTACTCCACAACGGGTTCAACCACTACGACGCCATTGTCCGGCCCCGTACAGCGAGCCGGAGCACCACGACCGACGCACCGACGGTGCCGAAGCCGACCACCAGCAGGCCCAGCACCAGCACGCCCAGCACCAGCACGCCCAGCACCAGCACCGCCCGCCAGCGGCCGCAGCAGAACGGCAACCGCGTGGCCGTGTCCGGCCGCCCGTACCAGCGGCCGGTACCACCCCACCGGCCGACGCTCGATCCACTGCCCGAGAACCAGGGCGAGTCCTCGTACGAGATGGAGGACATGCCCTACACCGGCAAGGGCAAGGAGCCGATGTACAGCAGCCAGCCCCTGGCCACGCCTCCCCGCATCCAAGCCGTCACCGAGACGCCGAACCGTGGGACCACTTCGACGTCGACCAGTGTCCCGGCGAACCGGCCGGTTGACCGGCCGGTGACGCCGAAGCTGCCTCCGGAGATCGTCAAGACCGACACCGTCACCGGGACGACGAGCCAGGAGAGCACCTCCACATCGACCGACGTTCCGGCGACCCATCAGGCAGACATCCCCGAGCCCGTCCCGACGCCGGCCCGTGATCCGCTGCACGATGCCGTCACCCCGCCGCTGCCCCCGGTGACCACCAACACCGGCACGACAACCCTGACCACCCACACCGCGCCGCCCACCCGGACCACTGACGATCAGAGCCCTGTCGAACCCGTCGAGCCCGTCGAACCCGTCGAACCGTCATCCGCTCCGACCGTCCCCACGCCGTTGGTCCAGCCCCTGGCCCCGGTGAACCAGCCGCACCAGGTCACGCCGCCGGTCACCCCCACCCATCGCTCGGAAAGTCTCACCGACAGCCCGGAGTTGTCACCGACCCCGCAGTTCATCACCCTCGCGCACACGGCCCCGAGCTCTCCGGTCGGCTATGGCGGCCCGGGGGAGTGGGGGCCGCCGGCCTCCCACAGCGGGCCTGCCTCGCCCACCTCGCATCACGCCCCGCCACCGGCAACGCACCTCGGCCACGACGACGTGCTCGACCAACTGGTGATCCCCTCCCCACACGAATCCGCCCCGGTGGTCGACCAGGTCGTGCACCAGGAGGTGGAATTCGAGGAGGGATCCACCGATCTGACTGAGGATCAGCTCGCGTCGATCCGCACGGCGGCCGCGCAGGTCGCCGTATCGAGCGTGCAGAGCGTCCGCAGCGGTGGAGACACACCCGACGTCGTCATCGAGGGCCACGCCGTCGTCGAGCAGAACGGCCTACCGCACTTCGGCCGGTCGATGCAGCTGGGCCGGAGCCGGGCCCAGTCCGTGGCCGAGTCGTTCACCAGCGCCCTCAGCACCCACCTGACGGACCTGCAGACCGCGACCGGCGGGGGCCCGCCCGTCGCGGCCGACGACATCAACGTGATCGTCCGCTCACGCGGCAGCCAGCCACCCCCGTCCACCTCGACACCACCGCCGCGCACGCCCAGCCCCGACCGCGTCACCATCAACGTCGAGCTACCACCGCTACCCCCGTCCCCGGATACAACCGAGGACGCTGTCTGA